A single region of the Salipaludibacillus sp. LMS25 genome encodes:
- the rpsA gene encoding 30S ribosomal protein S1, with product MVEEMNNEMAEFKSLSVGDLTKGTVAKVEDKQAFVNVGYKMDGVLPISELSSLHVEKVDDVLKEGEEHEFKVIKLTEEELVLSKKAVVAEKAWDDIEQKLESGDTFEAEVADVVKGGLVVDVGVRGFIPASLVERHYVEDFADYKGKTLRLKVVEMDREKNKLILSQRAVLDEEVNEKKKETLSSVNEGEIIEGTVQRLTSFGVFVDIGGVDGLVHISQMAHHHVEQPSDVVSEGDTVKVKVLGVDPDNERISLSIKDTLPGPWELLEGQIQPGQVIKGTVRRLVSFGAFIEVAPGVEGLVHISQIANRHIGTPGEVLKENEEVSAKVLDVNTKDKRISLSIRALEEENEAKADNEAKQEYEKDDDHGGFSLGDVIGDQLKKYKN from the coding sequence ATGGTAGAAGAGATGAATAACGAAATGGCCGAGTTCAAATCCTTATCAGTAGGAGATTTGACAAAAGGTACGGTAGCAAAAGTTGAGGACAAACAAGCTTTCGTAAATGTTGGCTATAAAATGGACGGTGTATTACCAATTAGTGAACTGTCTAGTCTTCACGTCGAAAAAGTTGACGATGTTTTAAAAGAAGGGGAAGAGCACGAGTTTAAAGTGATTAAATTAACTGAAGAAGAGCTAGTTCTTTCTAAAAAAGCAGTCGTGGCTGAAAAAGCTTGGGATGATATTGAGCAAAAACTAGAATCAGGGGATACCTTCGAGGCTGAAGTAGCAGATGTAGTAAAAGGTGGCCTCGTTGTAGATGTTGGTGTTAGAGGGTTTATACCTGCTTCATTAGTTGAACGGCATTATGTGGAAGATTTTGCAGACTATAAAGGTAAAACACTCCGCCTCAAAGTAGTGGAAATGGACCGTGAGAAAAATAAATTGATTTTATCTCAGCGAGCTGTATTAGACGAGGAAGTGAATGAGAAGAAAAAGGAGACACTTTCTTCCGTGAATGAGGGTGAAATTATAGAAGGAACTGTCCAACGATTAACGAGTTTTGGTGTCTTTGTTGATATAGGGGGTGTAGATGGCCTCGTTCATATTTCACAAATGGCTCACCATCACGTTGAACAGCCTTCGGATGTCGTGAGTGAAGGTGACACAGTTAAAGTAAAAGTACTGGGCGTCGATCCGGACAATGAACGAATTTCCCTTTCTATTAAAGACACACTCCCTGGACCGTGGGAACTATTAGAGGGACAAATTCAACCAGGCCAAGTTATTAAAGGGACAGTAAGACGGCTCGTTTCCTTTGGTGCTTTTATAGAAGTGGCACCTGGTGTTGAAGGGCTTGTTCACATTTCGCAAATTGCCAATAGGCATATTGGGACACCAGGGGAAGTCTTAAAAGAAAACGAAGAAGTTTCAGCCAAAGTGTTAGATGTGAACACGAAAGATAAGCGGATATCGTTAAGCATTCGTGCATTAGAAGAAGAAAACGAAGCGAAAGCTGACAATGAAGCAAAGCAAGAGTACGAAAAAGATGATGATCACGGTGGCTTTTCATTAGGTGATGTCATTGGCGATCAATTAAAAAAATATAAAAACTAA
- the cmk gene encoding (d)CMP kinase has protein sequence MNTQMNIAIDGPAGAGKSTVAKLLAEKLGFVYIDTGAMYRALTWKAIEDNVDVNDEKKLHQLLKACDITLVNESGRSIVKLNGQDVSEEIRNTSVTNNVSYVAKHPLIRKEMVSKQQLLATGGGTVMDGRDIGTAVLPEADVKIFLTASVEERAKRRHEENMAKGMSSDLVKLKEDIAKRDKLDSERDVAPLKQAEDAIVLDSTSMSIKEVVENIFGVIVERDGTVEH, from the coding sequence ATGAATACTCAAATGAATATCGCAATAGACGGACCAGCAGGAGCTGGTAAAAGCACTGTCGCTAAGTTACTTGCTGAGAAACTAGGATTTGTTTATATAGATACAGGCGCAATGTACCGTGCGTTAACCTGGAAGGCCATTGAGGATAACGTAGACGTTAATGACGAGAAAAAGCTACACCAGCTATTAAAAGCATGTGATATAACACTTGTAAATGAATCCGGACGTTCAATCGTCAAGTTAAACGGACAAGATGTAAGTGAAGAAATACGAAATACGTCCGTCACAAACAATGTTTCTTATGTAGCAAAGCACCCCCTCATTCGTAAGGAAATGGTCTCTAAACAACAATTGTTAGCCACTGGTGGCGGGACTGTTATGGACGGAAGAGACATAGGCACTGCGGTGCTCCCTGAAGCAGATGTAAAGATATTTCTTACAGCGTCTGTGGAAGAAAGAGCAAAGCGCAGGCATGAGGAAAATATGGCAAAGGGAATGTCTTCTGATCTCGTTAAATTGAAAGAGGATATAGCTAAAAGAGATAAACTAGATTCAGAAAGAGACGTCGCGCCATTAAAGCAAGCTGAAGATGCTATTGTACTTGATTCAACTTCGATGTCCATTAAAGAAGTTGTAGAAAATATATTCGGCGTTATTGTTGAAAGGGATGGGACCGTTGAGCATTAA
- a CDS encoding 1-acyl-sn-glycerol-3-phosphate acyltransferase, whose protein sequence is MKLFSFGQFLCRVFFRIFYRVELIGKENIPDDDGVLLCSNHIHNLDPPLVGCFLKRKTRFMAKAELFEAPILKTLLPKLGAFPIRRGMSDRQALRTGLKLLNDSELIGVFPEGTRSKTGTLGKGLTGVGFFALRSEAAVVPCAVIGSYKPFSKLKVIYGQPIDMATLRNEKASAEQATEQIMTSIQQLLDMYKSH, encoded by the coding sequence ATTAAACTGTTTTCATTTGGTCAATTTCTATGTAGAGTGTTTTTCCGTATTTTTTATCGAGTTGAACTAATAGGTAAAGAAAACATTCCTGATGACGATGGCGTGTTGCTTTGTAGCAATCATATACATAATTTGGATCCACCATTAGTTGGATGTTTTTTGAAGAGAAAGACAAGGTTTATGGCGAAAGCTGAATTATTCGAAGCTCCTATTCTAAAAACGCTACTTCCGAAGCTTGGCGCCTTCCCAATACGTAGAGGCATGAGTGACCGTCAAGCATTAAGAACGGGCTTAAAACTATTAAATGATTCCGAGTTGATCGGTGTCTTTCCAGAAGGAACTCGCAGTAAAACGGGCACATTGGGAAAAGGATTGACTGGAGTGGGATTTTTCGCTCTTCGATCTGAGGCAGCTGTTGTTCCATGTGCTGTCATTGGCAGTTATAAACCCTTTTCAAAATTGAAGGTCATATATGGTCAACCGATTGATATGGCGACATTAAGAAATGAAAAAGCATCTGCGGAACAAGCAACTGAACAAATTATGACGAGTATCCAACAGCTTCTTGATATGTATAAGTCGCACTAA
- the ypeB gene encoding germination protein YpeB encodes MARNIIIAILVVVVAGAGFWGYREHEEKNAILNHTENTYQRAFHDLTYQVDLLHDEIGSTLAMNSTEKLSPSLAEVWRITSQAQNDLGQLPLGLMPFSKTEEFLKKVGDFSYQHSIRNQEHEPLTDENYDDLKTLYSQAADIQNELRSVQSLVLKDHLRWMDAELAMSAGEEPLNNAIVNGFKIIDDKVSGFSEVNFDSETEHVAGNDEKIYERIKDEKTITKQEAEEVAKTFLGRSALGDVQVTETGEGLDYEAYSLTIADRKHNTNVTMDITKNGGHPVWMLNERDIDKDVLSLSEAADNAKNFLETNDFNDMQLVDSKQYDNVGVFQFVFVDDKIRIYPDEVVVEVALDEGDIIAFENFAYLANHKDDREFNLELTKEDAEEKANGNLDIKEHYVAVIENQAGDEVTCHEFYGTIENDTFRIFINAETGNEEQVEKLPNPEPVYH; translated from the coding sequence ATGGCACGAAATATTATTATTGCTATATTAGTTGTAGTTGTTGCAGGTGCAGGATTTTGGGGCTATAGAGAACACGAGGAGAAAAACGCGATTTTAAATCATACAGAGAACACCTATCAACGAGCTTTTCATGATTTAACTTATCAGGTTGATTTGTTGCATGATGAAATTGGGTCCACTTTAGCCATGAATTCCACAGAAAAGCTCTCACCGTCGTTAGCGGAAGTGTGGCGGATAACCTCACAAGCTCAAAATGACTTAGGGCAATTACCTTTAGGTTTAATGCCATTTAGTAAAACTGAGGAGTTCTTAAAGAAGGTCGGTGATTTTTCATATCAGCATTCCATTAGGAATCAAGAACATGAGCCTCTAACTGATGAAAACTATGACGATTTAAAAACACTCTATAGTCAAGCGGCAGATATACAAAATGAATTAAGAAGTGTTCAGTCGTTAGTTTTAAAAGATCATTTAAGATGGATGGATGCGGAATTGGCCATGAGCGCAGGAGAAGAGCCCTTAAATAACGCCATAGTAAATGGGTTTAAAATTATCGATGATAAGGTATCTGGATTTTCGGAAGTTAATTTTGATTCCGAAACAGAACATGTAGCCGGAAATGATGAAAAAATATACGAACGAATCAAAGATGAAAAGACGATAACTAAGCAAGAAGCGGAGGAGGTTGCTAAAACATTTTTAGGGCGATCTGCGTTAGGTGATGTGCAAGTGACAGAAACAGGAGAAGGTTTAGATTACGAAGCATATAGCTTGACGATAGCTGACAGAAAGCATAATACTAACGTCACAATGGATATTACTAAAAATGGTGGGCATCCGGTGTGGATGTTGAATGAAAGAGATATTGATAAAGATGTCTTAAGCTTAAGTGAAGCCGCTGATAACGCTAAAAACTTTCTAGAAACTAACGACTTTAATGACATGCAATTAGTTGATAGTAAGCAATATGATAACGTGGGAGTCTTCCAGTTCGTGTTCGTTGATGACAAGATTCGAATTTACCCTGATGAAGTCGTGGTAGAAGTGGCTTTAGATGAAGGTGATATTATCGCGTTTGAAAACTTTGCCTATTTAGCAAACCATAAGGATGATCGTGAATTTAACTTAGAATTGACAAAAGAGGACGCTGAGGAAAAAGCAAATGGGAATCTCGATATTAAGGAACATTATGTGGCAGTGATTGAAAACCAAGCTGGAGACGAAGTGACATGTCATGAATTTTATGGGACGATCGAAAATGACACATTTCGTATCTTTATTAATGCGGAAACGGGAAATGAAGAACAAGTAGAAAAACTTCCTAATCCGGAACCTGTCTATCACTAA
- a CDS encoding flagellar brake protein, with product MIKVGETIYLELKEEEETKRLRSKILDMEDGCLFIDFPVDEVSTKPRYFLEGTQFRAMFLGENQIVYLFETEVLGKTERKVPMLVIKDPGKEHYMKIQRREYVRVESNVDCAVYSPDNLFEPFTTVTADLSGGGMALVLPSSHELNSGDHVKTWLALGYQSGETHFISLKATFIRAYKEQERDIGSFQFLEIDERDRQKIVRFCFEQQLVLKRREKMS from the coding sequence TTGATCAAAGTTGGTGAAACAATTTATTTAGAATTAAAAGAAGAAGAAGAAACGAAAAGATTGAGAAGTAAAATTCTTGATATGGAAGATGGGTGTTTATTTATTGACTTTCCAGTGGATGAAGTGTCTACTAAGCCGCGCTATTTCTTAGAAGGTACCCAATTTAGAGCCATGTTCCTAGGTGAAAACCAAATTGTCTATTTATTTGAAACAGAAGTGTTAGGAAAAACTGAAAGAAAAGTACCCATGCTTGTTATAAAAGACCCTGGCAAAGAGCACTATATGAAAATTCAAAGACGGGAGTACGTGAGAGTAGAGTCGAATGTTGATTGTGCAGTTTATTCGCCCGATAATCTCTTTGAGCCATTTACGACAGTGACAGCTGACTTGAGTGGGGGTGGCATGGCACTGGTTTTACCATCATCACATGAATTAAATTCTGGCGACCACGTGAAAACGTGGCTAGCTCTCGGCTATCAATCAGGAGAAACACATTTTATTTCTCTAAAAGCAACGTTTATTAGGGCATATAAAGAACAAGAACGGGACATCGGTTCTTTCCAATTTTTAGAAATAGACGAAAGGGATCGCCAAAAGATTGTTCGTTTTTGCTTTGAACAGCAATTAGTGTTAAAGCGGAGGGAGAAAATGTCATAA